Proteins encoded by one window of Pseudonocardia alni:
- a CDS encoding response regulator transcription factor, with protein sequence MLRVLLVDDHRSYTDLLALGLAVHGDAEVVGVAHDAVTARAALAGPDPRRAPQVVVLDVRLPGGGLTLLGDVHAAGARALVLTAHPRPGPAREALEAGAAGFLGKQTPLAGIVAAVRTVAAGGTAHPPAAASEPTGATLPRLTPRELDVLRGLAGGRDVTRIAAAHRLSPHTVRDHVRALLGKLGARSQLEAVVAAERLGLVALDPGGEPVPRAAGQPVP encoded by the coding sequence GTGCTGCGGGTGCTGCTGGTCGACGACCACCGGTCGTACACCGACCTGCTCGCGCTCGGCCTCGCCGTCCACGGTGACGCGGAGGTCGTCGGCGTCGCGCACGACGCGGTGACCGCCCGGGCCGCACTGGCCGGCCCGGACCCCCGGCGGGCGCCACAGGTCGTGGTCCTCGACGTGCGCCTGCCCGGGGGCGGCCTGACCCTGCTCGGCGACGTCCACGCCGCCGGGGCCCGCGCCCTGGTGCTCACCGCGCACCCGCGGCCCGGTCCGGCCCGCGAGGCCCTCGAGGCGGGCGCGGCCGGTTTCCTGGGCAAGCAGACCCCGCTGGCGGGGATCGTCGCCGCCGTGCGGACGGTCGCCGCGGGCGGCACCGCGCACCCGCCCGCCGCCGCGTCCGAACCGACCGGGGCGACCCTGCCGCGGCTGACCCCACGCGAGCTCGACGTGCTGCGCGGGCTGGCCGGGGGCCGCGACGTCACCCGGATCGCTGCGGCGCACCGGCTGTCGCCGCACACCGTGCGCGACCACGTCCGCGCGCTGCTCGGCAAGCTCGGCGCCCGCTCGCAGCTGGAGGCCGTCGTCGCCGCCGAGCGGCTCGGGCTCGTCGCACTCGACCCCGGGGGCGAACCGGTCCCCCGGGCCGCCGGGCAGCCCGTGCCGTGA
- a CDS encoding sensor histidine kinase has protein sequence MSAPGTAGPDVVAGPDRRLLARTLARHAVVTAAAVALVCALVAAGVWWLAHAEAERRAEEVSRRVATAVVVGLADRDLATAGPAGRERLLADLAPFRATGMVSRVKVWLVEGPTARLVFSDEARIEGLTRRFDPVLAARLDGGAAVVLPVPDDGEHRYERGDGLREVFLGFTDGAGRPARLEVYVPVDVDGATAHAVGLLLPPAVAGMLLVAAAVLPLSVALARRRERERTERRDAALYGLAAGELARRDLARRLHDDVLPTLAGAGLMLDLAPARPELLDRARATVGDGVVRIRSVLDALHPADVDAAGLPAALAALAAGGDPPAAVVTTGDPAGTLDDRGAVLLHRVASELLRNARAHARARTVEVGLHVAAARARLTVTDDGTGFDPGRGPAPGHIGLLLVRRAVADAGGTLEVRSAPDRGSTVTVVLPRRG, from the coding sequence GTGAGCGCACCCGGTACCGCAGGCCCGGACGTCGTCGCCGGTCCGGACCGGCGGCTGCTGGCCCGCACCCTGGCGCGGCACGCGGTCGTCACCGCCGCCGCGGTCGCGCTGGTGTGCGCGCTGGTCGCCGCCGGGGTCTGGTGGCTGGCCCACGCCGAGGCCGAGCGGCGCGCCGAGGAGGTGTCGCGACGGGTGGCGACGGCCGTCGTCGTCGGCCTGGCCGACCGCGACCTCGCCACCGCCGGGCCCGCCGGCCGCGAACGGCTGCTGGCCGATCTCGCGCCGTTCCGGGCGACCGGGATGGTCAGCCGGGTCAAGGTGTGGTTGGTGGAGGGCCCGACGGCGCGGCTGGTGTTCTCCGACGAGGCCCGCATCGAGGGTCTGACCCGCCGGTTCGATCCCGTCCTCGCCGCCCGGCTCGACGGCGGCGCCGCGGTGGTGCTCCCCGTTCCCGACGACGGCGAGCACCGCTACGAGCGCGGTGACGGGCTCCGCGAGGTCTTCCTCGGCTTCACCGACGGTGCCGGGCGTCCGGCCCGGCTGGAGGTCTACGTCCCGGTCGACGTCGACGGGGCCACCGCACACGCCGTCGGGCTGCTGCTGCCGCCCGCGGTGGCCGGGATGCTGCTCGTCGCGGCCGCGGTCCTGCCGCTGTCGGTGGCGCTGGCGCGGCGTCGCGAGCGCGAGCGGACCGAGCGCCGCGACGCCGCCCTGTACGGGCTGGCCGCCGGCGAGCTCGCCCGCCGCGACCTGGCCCGCCGCCTGCACGACGACGTGCTGCCGACCCTGGCCGGCGCCGGGCTGATGCTCGACCTCGCCCCGGCCCGGCCCGAGCTGCTGGACCGGGCCCGGGCCACGGTCGGCGACGGCGTCGTCCGGATCCGGTCGGTGCTCGACGCCCTGCACCCGGCCGACGTCGACGCCGCCGGTCTGCCCGCCGCGCTGGCCGCGCTCGCCGCCGGCGGCGACCCGCCCGCGGCAGTCGTCACGACCGGGGACCCCGCCGGGACCCTCGACGACCGCGGCGCGGTCCTGCTGCACCGCGTCGCCTCGGAGCTGCTGCGCAACGCCCGCGCGCACGCCCGTGCCCGCACCGTCGAGGTCGGCCTGCACGTCGCGGCCGCCCGGGCCCGGCTCACCGTGACCGACGACGGCACCGGTTTCGACCCCGGCCGCGGCCCGGCACCCGGCCACATCGGGCTGCTGCTCGTCCGCCGCGCGGTGGCCGACGCCGGCGGGACCCTGGAGGTCCGCAGCGCGCCGGACCGGGGCAGCACCGTCACCGTCGTGCTCCCCCGCCGCGGCTGA
- a CDS encoding extracellular solute-binding protein, which produces MTPSTTRPTRRGVLTGAVLAATLLVAGCGGAPADPAPVAGDGPRTLTLYSGREEDLVGPLLAQFEQQSGITVDTRYGSTTELAAQLAEEGGATPAQVFLSQDAGALGALAGAGAFAPLPEEVRGAVTAPYTATDGTWTGLTGRVRVAAYNTRVPEAEVPADVTELTDPRWRGRVGIAPTNASFQAFVTALRVQEGDAAARAFLEGLRANEVQVFPRNTAILEAVDSGVVDVGLINHYYVAAAETPPANTALKFGAPGTASALVNVTGAGILAGAAESTEARELLRFLVSPQAQEYFARETGEYPLVAGVAGPAGMPALADLRAPRLDLADLEDLDGTTQLMTQVGLL; this is translated from the coding sequence GTGACCCCATCGACGACCCGACCGACCCGGCGCGGCGTGCTCACCGGCGCCGTCCTGGCCGCCACCCTGCTCGTCGCCGGCTGCGGCGGCGCCCCGGCCGACCCGGCCCCGGTGGCGGGCGACGGGCCGCGCACCCTGACCCTGTACTCGGGACGGGAGGAGGACCTGGTCGGCCCGCTGCTGGCGCAGTTCGAGCAGCAGTCGGGGATCACGGTCGACACCCGCTACGGCTCGACCACCGAGCTCGCCGCGCAGCTCGCCGAGGAGGGCGGCGCGACACCCGCCCAGGTGTTCCTCTCCCAGGACGCCGGCGCGCTGGGCGCGCTGGCCGGGGCGGGCGCTTTCGCGCCGCTGCCCGAGGAGGTGCGTGGCGCGGTCACCGCGCCCTACACCGCCACCGACGGCACATGGACCGGGCTGACCGGCCGGGTCCGGGTCGCGGCCTACAACACCCGGGTGCCCGAGGCCGAGGTCCCCGCCGACGTCACCGAGCTCACCGACCCGCGCTGGCGCGGCCGGGTCGGCATCGCCCCGACCAACGCCTCCTTCCAGGCCTTCGTCACCGCGCTGCGCGTCCAGGAGGGCGACGCCGCCGCCCGCGCGTTCCTGGAGGGACTGCGCGCCAACGAGGTGCAGGTCTTCCCGCGCAACACCGCGATCCTGGAGGCCGTGGACAGCGGCGTCGTCGACGTCGGGCTCATCAACCACTACTACGTGGCCGCCGCCGAGACCCCGCCCGCGAACACCGCGCTGAAGTTCGGCGCGCCCGGCACCGCGAGCGCGCTGGTGAACGTCACCGGCGCCGGGATCCTCGCCGGGGCCGCGGAGTCCACCGAGGCCCGGGAGCTGCTCCGGTTCCTGGTGTCGCCGCAGGCCCAGGAGTACTTCGCCCGCGAGACCGGCGAGTACCCGCTGGTGGCGGGCGTCGCCGGGCCCGCCGGCATGCCCGCGCTGGCCGACCTGCGGGCGCCGCGGCTCGACCTGGCCGACCTGGAGGACCTCGACGGCACGACGCAGCTCATGACGCAGGTCGGGCTGCTCTGA
- a CDS encoding ABC transporter ATP-binding protein, whose translation MRTGLSVRGLRAAYGRDPVLHGIDLDVAPGELVSVLGASGSGKTTLLRVVAGLHRPTAGTVHLDGEDVTAVAPERRRVGLVPQEGALFAHLTVAGNVGFGLRRGPGRRPAAAARGRVAELLALVGLTAEADRLPHALSGGERRRVALARALAPDPRVVLLDEPFSALDAGLREQVRGEVVAALRAADATGVLITHDRREALAVSDRVAVLHDGRLEQTAPPRELYAAPASARVAGFVGDAVLLPARVEAGTVTTALGAAPCRTADVPAAPLVAVLRPEELELGGADGPGAPGRVGSVDFVGDAVLVTVLLDGRVPDRGTLLRVRAGTDRVPHPGDRCRVRSRGAVHVVPAVPGPR comes from the coding sequence ATGAGGACCGGGTTGTCGGTGCGCGGGCTGCGGGCGGCCTACGGCCGGGACCCGGTGCTGCACGGGATCGACCTCGACGTCGCTCCGGGTGAGCTGGTGTCGGTGCTCGGCGCGTCGGGCAGCGGGAAGACGACGCTGCTGCGGGTGGTCGCCGGGCTGCACCGGCCCACGGCCGGGACGGTGCACCTCGACGGCGAGGACGTCACCGCCGTCGCGCCGGAGCGGCGCCGGGTCGGGCTCGTCCCGCAGGAGGGGGCGCTGTTCGCGCACCTGACCGTGGCCGGCAACGTCGGGTTCGGGCTGCGTCGCGGGCCCGGCCGGCGCCCGGCCGCCGCCGCGCGCGGGCGCGTCGCGGAGCTGCTGGCGCTGGTCGGCCTGACCGCCGAGGCCGACCGGCTGCCACACGCCCTGTCCGGTGGGGAGCGCCGCCGGGTCGCCCTGGCCCGGGCGCTCGCGCCGGACCCCCGGGTGGTGCTGCTCGACGAGCCGTTCTCCGCCCTCGACGCCGGGCTGCGCGAGCAGGTCCGCGGGGAGGTCGTCGCGGCGCTGCGGGCCGCGGACGCCACCGGGGTGCTCATCACCCACGACCGGCGGGAGGCGCTGGCGGTCAGCGACCGCGTCGCCGTCCTGCACGACGGCCGCCTGGAGCAGACCGCACCGCCGCGCGAGCTCTACGCCGCCCCCGCCTCGGCCCGGGTCGCCGGGTTCGTCGGCGACGCGGTGCTGCTGCCCGCCCGGGTGGAGGCCGGCACGGTCACGACCGCGCTGGGCGCCGCACCCTGCCGCACCGCGGACGTGCCGGCGGCGCCGCTGGTGGCGGTGCTGCGCCCCGAGGAGCTGGAGCTGGGCGGCGCCGACGGTCCCGGCGCGCCCGGCCGGGTCGGCTCCGTCGACTTCGTCGGCGACGCCGTGCTCGTCACCGTGCTGCTCGACGGGCGGGTCCCGGACCGGGGCACCCTGCTGCGGGTGCGGGCCGGGACGGACCGGGTGCCGCACCCCGGCGACCGGTGCCGCGTGCGGTCGCGGGGTGCCGTGCACGTCGTGCCCGCCGTCCCGGGACCCCGCTGA
- a CDS encoding ABC transporter permease has protein sequence MLLRRSPPRTAPAGPPAPVRRRRRPPRALLGAAVVVAACAALPLVWLVVRVAGADPGRVAALLARERTLTLALNSAVLVAVVGAGSLLLGLATATALVRVRLPRPGLWWVLAALPLAVPSYLLAFAVLAIRPEARGLGPLAVVLVLACTPYVTLPAAAALRAADTGPEDAARTLGLGPVSAFCRVTLPQTLPAALAGTLLAALYTLADFGAPALLRYESFTWAVQAAYEGTVDRTGAAVTALVLAAATLGLVAAERAARRRFTGARAGTAPTAAVPVRLRPAAGAAVVAGLGAVAAVTLVGPPAVLAGRVVAAGGVDADLPRLAVAAGWTLLLSGAAALLAVAMALPVGVLAARYRSRAVAATESVAYLGQGLPGVVVGLALVFLSLVLVPALYQTAAVLVFGYAILFLPKALGATRTAVERVPVEAEEVARTLGRTPWSTWWSVTAPQAAPGVAAGGLLVAVTAMKELPATLMLRPTGIDTLATRLWSQTSLGAFGAAAPAALALLLLACVPAALLVRATAGVPGGER, from the coding sequence GTGCTGCTGCGCCGGTCCCCGCCCCGCACCGCGCCGGCCGGCCCGCCGGCCCCGGTGCGGCGCCGGCGACGACCACCCCGTGCCCTGCTGGGCGCGGCGGTGGTCGTCGCCGCGTGCGCCGCGCTGCCCCTGGTGTGGCTCGTCGTCCGGGTCGCGGGTGCCGACCCCGGGCGGGTCGCCGCGCTGCTCGCGCGCGAACGGACGCTCACCCTGGCGCTGAACTCGGCGGTGCTGGTCGCCGTCGTCGGCGCCGGCTCCCTGCTGCTGGGCCTCGCGACGGCGACGGCGCTGGTCCGCGTGCGGCTGCCCCGACCCGGGCTGTGGTGGGTCCTGGCCGCGCTGCCGCTGGCCGTTCCGTCCTACCTGCTCGCGTTCGCGGTGCTCGCGATCCGGCCCGAGGCCCGCGGTCTCGGCCCGCTGGCCGTCGTGCTGGTGCTGGCCTGCACGCCGTACGTGACGCTGCCCGCGGCCGCCGCCCTGCGCGCCGCCGACACCGGGCCGGAGGACGCCGCCCGCACCCTCGGCCTCGGCCCGGTGAGCGCGTTCTGCCGGGTCACGCTCCCGCAGACGCTGCCCGCCGCGCTGGCCGGGACGCTGCTCGCGGCCCTGTACACCCTCGCCGACTTCGGGGCGCCCGCGCTGCTGCGCTACGAGTCGTTCACCTGGGCGGTGCAGGCCGCCTACGAGGGGACCGTCGACCGGACCGGCGCGGCGGTGACCGCGCTGGTCCTGGCCGCCGCGACGCTCGGCCTGGTCGCGGCCGAGCGGGCCGCCCGGCGCCGCTTCACCGGGGCCCGGGCGGGCACCGCGCCGACCGCGGCCGTGCCGGTGCGGCTGCGCCCGGCCGCCGGCGCCGCGGTCGTCGCCGGTCTGGGCGCGGTCGCGGCGGTGACGCTGGTCGGGCCGCCCGCGGTGCTGGCCGGCCGGGTCGTCGCCGCCGGCGGGGTGGACGCCGACCTGCCGCGGCTGGCCGTCGCGGCCGGGTGGACGCTCCTGCTGTCCGGTGCGGCCGCGCTGCTGGCGGTGGCGATGGCGCTGCCGGTCGGGGTGCTCGCGGCCCGGTACCGGTCCCGCGCGGTCGCCGCGACCGAGTCGGTGGCCTACCTCGGGCAGGGGCTGCCGGGGGTCGTCGTCGGGCTGGCTCTGGTGTTCCTGTCCCTCGTGCTGGTCCCGGCGCTCTACCAGACCGCGGCGGTGCTGGTGTTCGGATACGCGATCCTGTTCCTGCCCAAGGCGCTCGGTGCGACCCGCACGGCGGTCGAGCGGGTGCCGGTCGAGGCCGAGGAGGTCGCTCGCACCCTCGGCCGGACGCCGTGGTCGACCTGGTGGTCGGTGACGGCGCCGCAGGCCGCGCCCGGTGTGGCCGCCGGCGGGCTGCTCGTGGCGGTGACGGCGATGAAGGAGCTCCCGGCGACGCTCATGCTGCGCCCGACCGGGATCGACACCCTGGCCACCCGGTTGTGGTCGCAGACCTCGCTCGGAGCCTTCGGCGCGGCCGCCCCCGCGGCGCTGGCGCTGCTGCTGCTGGCGTGCGTCCCCGCGGCGCTGCTGGTCCGGGCCACCGCGGGCGTGCCGGGAGGAGAGCGATGA